CTCGTCATCCACCACCCCGGCCATTCGGGCCTTTTCGAACGGCGGCCCGCTGTTCGCGGGATACAAAGGCGAAACGCAGGTCTTCTACGTCGACAGTTCCGGCAATGAGATCATTAGCGGCTTCCTCTACACAGCAGGCTCGTGCAACAGCGGATGCATCACGCATGGTCCGCAGCAAAAACGCGTCGTATCGTACGAGTCACGCGAAAGCCAACCCACGATCGAAGACTTCGGCGAAGCGCAACTCGTGAACGGTGAGGCACAGGTCGCGCTGGACTCGTCGTTCGCAAACGTGATCGACAAAAACGCAACCTATATGGTCTTCACATCGCCGGAAGGCGATTGCAACGGCCTCTTCATCGCGCACAAATCCACCGCCGGTTTTGAGGTGCGGGAATTGCGCGGCGGCCATTCAACGCTGACCTTCGACTATCGCATCGTCGCCAAGCCGTTCGGCGACCATTCGGCGCGACTGCCGATGATCGCGTCGCGGGCGCAATTCCCCGAAAACCTCATCCACAAGATGCCGAAATTCAAACCGGCGACGCGCCACTAGTTGGACACATCACATCGCTTCTATAGGGCCGGCGATAACCGGCCTGGAGAGGAATCATGAAATCTCTTAAGTCCTTTCACCTCGTCGGCATTTCCACGTTGTGCCTCGGCGGCATCGCTGTGGGAAGCGCGCTGCACTTGCCCGCGATGGCGGCGCAAGTCTACCAACAATACTTGTCGCCGGACACGACCTGCACGAGCAGCTCGCCGTGCACCACGACCACGAACAACGGCAGCGGTCCGGCGAGCGCGAACACGAGCGTGGGCGGCACGGGGCTGACCGGCGCAACGAAATTCGTCGGCACCTCAAAGACCAAGTTCGCCGTCGGCGTGCTCGGCTCCGATTTGTCCACGAAGGGCAAATACGACGCCGGCGTGGAGGGCACGTCGGTGAGCGGCACCGGCGCTTTAGGGAGCACGAAGTCGGGAACCGGCGTGAGCGGTGTGGCGACAACCGGAACGGGCGTGAGCGGCGTCTCCACGAGCGGAACCGGTTTGGTCGGTACTTCAACCTCCGGCACGGGCCTGTACGCGAGCAGCTCCGGTTTGGCCGCAGAAACCCAAAGTAGCGGCAATAGCGGAATAGGATTGGAAGCGATCTCAAACGTCAGCGCCACGAACGGCACCGGCATACTCTCGTATGCCAACGGCACCGGCGGTGTCGGCGTGTCGGCAAATGGCGCGAGTTTTGGTCTGCAGGCGACGGGCGTCACCGGAGTACAAGCGCAAGGCGGCAATAGCGGTTCGGCGTTCGAGGCCGACAGCAACGGCGGATTGTTTTACACCGGCTACCTGAATGGAACCTTAAATTATGTCGTCGACAGATTCGGGAACGTCGAATCCAACGGCGGCCTGTCGGGGGCTAACGCTTCGTTCAACGAAACCGGCGGCGGAGTTCCGACCCTCAGTGCCGGAAATCCGGAGGGTGCGATCAACGCAGTTACAACCGATCCGTCGTCTGCAACCGGAGCCGTCCGATTCTTTACGCAGGGCGGTCCCTTCATGCAGGGGTACAACGGAAGCACCCTTGAGTTCACAGCAGACGGTGCGGGCAACATCTTCATGAACGGTCTGATCTACACGGGTGGAGGTTGCAGCAGCGGCTGCATCGCGCATGGTCCAGTCCAAAAACGCGTCGTGTCGTATACGCCGCGCGAGAGCCAGCCAACGATGGAAGATTTCGGAGAAGGCCAGCTCGTCAATGGCGTAGCGCACGTGGCGCTCGATCCCGCGTTCGCAAACGTGATGAACCAAAATGCGAGCTATTTGGTCTTCGCGATGCCGGAGGGCGACTGCAACGGACTCTTCATCGCGGCGAAGTCGAAGACGGGGTTCGATGTGCGCGAGCTGCGCGGCGGACATTCGACGCTCAGCTTTGAGTACCGCATCGTGGCGAAGCCGTTCGGCGATCATTCGGCGCGGCTGCCTATGGTCGAACTGCGGTCGCAGGCGAACAACAGCGTGTTCCACACGATGCCGCGCCTCAAACCGGCCACGCGGGGCTGAAGCCGCCATGGAGGGCGGTCCGTATGGGCCGCCCTCCATGCTTATGCGTGTGCCCGAAAGTCCCGCAAGCACGCCGGAAAGCGGGAACCCAGCGTTTGGATACTACATTTCTCCCGGGAAGCCGGCGATGTCCGGCATGAGGAGAGATGATGAGAGTTCCAAACGTCCGTCAACTGGGCGTCGCTTCGGCGCTCTGTCTTGGCAGTTTTGCCCTCGGAAGCGCGCTGCACTTGCCGGCGATGGCGACGCAGGTCTACGAGCAATATCTGTCGCCGAATACGGCCTGCAACAGCAGCTCGCCATGCACGTCTACCACCAACAACGGCAGCGGTCCGGCGAGCGCGAACACGAGCGTCGGTGGCACGGCGTTGACGGGCACGACGAAATTCAACGGCACGTCGAAGACGAAGTTCGCCGCCGGCGTGCTCGGCACCGATTCGTCGACGAAGGGCAAGTTCGACATCGGTGTGGAGGGCACGTCGGTGAGCGGTGACGGCGTTCAGGGTACGTCGAAGAGCGGAATCGGCGTCAACGGCGTCGCCAATAGCGGTTTCGGCGTCAGCGGCACTTCGTCGAACGTCGGCGTGTTGGGTAACGGTTCTACCGCCGGCGTCGAGGGAAGGGGGAATGCCGCGGGTGTCCTCGCGATCGCGAACGACAGCGCAGGCAACGGGACCGGTCTGGTTGCAGTCGCAAACGGAGCCGACGGCGTCGGCGTGGCGGCAATCGGTGCGAGCTTCGGTCTGCAGGCTTCCGGTCCAACAGCAATTCAAGCCATAGGAAACAACAACGCGGCGGACACTGCCGTGGAAGCGGTTTCCAGTGGCTCCGCCTTCTACACCGGCTTCAGTGGCGGAAAATTGACATTCATCGTCGACGGAAGCGGCAACGTGGAAACCGAAGGTTTCGTGTCTGGAACTGCCGCTTCGTTCGATAACGCGTGCTGCGACCCGGCGCTCGACGTGGTGTCGCCCCAATATGCACTCTTCGCTACTACGACCAATTCGTCATCGACAAATGCAGTTATCAACGCCTTCACCGCAGGCGGGCCGCTCTTTCTCGGAGTCAACAGATCGGCCGACACATTCATCGTCGACGCCGCGGGCAACGTCACCATCGCTGGTAAGATCTTCACCGCCGGAATGTGCAGCAGCGGTTGCATCGCACACGGCCCGCGCCAACAACGCGTCATCTCATACGCGCCGCGCGAGAGCCAGCCCACGATAGAGGACTTTGGGGAAGGCCAGCTCGTCAACGGCGAAGCGCGCATCGCGCTCGATTCTGCCTTTGCGAACGTGATCGACAAAAGCGCGAACTATCTCGTCTTCGCTATGCCGGAAGGCGACTGCAACGGTCTCTACATCGCGGCGAAATCATCGATGGGATTCGAGGTGCGCGAACTGCGCGGCGGCCATTCCACGCTCGGCTTCGAATATAGGATCATCGCCAAGCCGTTCGGCGACCATTCGGCACGGCTGCCGACGGTCGTGATGCCGGCGCCGCCGCCGCATCCTGAGATGCGTAGGATGCCGAATCTCAAGCCGCCGCAACGAGGCATTCATAAATGACGTGGGCCGACTAGCGTCGGCCCCTGCGGACAAGATGCCGGCGGACCGTAAAGGTCCGCCCTACGTTCATAACAGGGAGGCGGCGGCGCGGTCCACGAGCCACGTGAGCGCGCCGCGCTTAGGCACGACGCCTTGCGCGGGTAACAATGCGGGATCGACAGGACCCGAAAGAACCTTTTGCAAGATCTCTGCCTTGGCGGAACCTTCCGTGAGGAACACCGCCGCGCGGCCCGCGTTGAGCGCTGAATACGTGAGCGTTAGCCGCCATGGCGAAGCAACGCCGGAATCCACGCGATTTGCGGCGCACGGTTGATCCGCGACCTTCAACGCCTCTGTGTGTGGGAATAGCGACGCCGTGTGGCCATCCGGGCCGAGGCCGAGATAGATCAGATCGAAGACGGGCGTGGTGACGCCGAAAAAGGACCGCAGCCGCAAATTGTAATCGAGCGCGCCGACGTGCGGCTCCAGTTCACCCATCATGCGGTGGACGTTCGCATCGGGGACGAGACCGCCAGACAATAGCGCGTGGCGCGCCATGCCGTAGTTGCTGTCGGGATCTTCCGGGCCCACGCAGCGCTCATCGCTCCAGAAAAGATGCGTGTGCCGCCAGTCCACCTTGACCGCGTGCGGGGCCTCAGCCAACAATGCGAGCATCGCCTTCGGCGTTGATCCGCCGGAGAGCGCCACGGCGAACCGGCCGCGCGCCGCAATCGCAAGCCCGGCCGCTCGCACGAACGCCTCGGCGCCCGCTGCGGCGACGTCCGCGGGCGACTCGAGCACGCGCACGTTTGGCGTGGAGGTCTTGCTCATTCGGCGCGCAGCACGGCGTCGAAGCGCGCGTCGCGATCGAGCGATCCGATGCAGCGGTCGAGTAACACGGCTTCCTCTTGCGGATCGGCGGCAAACGCAAGCCGGCGAACTTCCGCGCCGCGTGCATCGAACGCGCGCCCTTCGATGCGTTGCGCATCTACATCCCACGTGACGTCAAGCGCCGCCGACGATTTCGACGATCCAAACGTGAGCCGCGTGACTGAGCCGAGATCGCCGCCGTGGTTCGTGACGCCGACGATCGAGCCGTGACCGGATAGGCGCGGCAGACACGTCGTGATCCAGCCTGCCAAGAGCAGCGCGCGCGCCGGCGGCGGCACGACGCCATCGGCTGAAGCCGAGCACTCGATGACGCAGTGATCGAAGTCGGGGATGAGCGCCGTGACGACCGGATCATCGCAGCACGCGGCGATCGTTTCTCGCCACGCAGTCGTGCGCTTCCAGTTCAGATCTGCCACCGCGGTCGAACCGCCGTGGAACTCGGACAGACGACGGAGCGTGTCGAGTGCGGCGGCGCCATCGCCGAAATCTTTCGAATCCACCACGATCTTCGTCGCGAGCGGCGCGATCAAACGGAAGAGCCGGGTGGAGAACGGCGAGCCGCCGTTCCACCACAAGACCATGGGCAGGTCGCGGCTGAGCAGGCTGATGGCGGTAGAAGCAAGACGCGCTGCTTGATCGGTGTGCGCGAGCAGCACGATGCGCTCGCTGCAGACCGACGAGTCCTCGCCCGCATCCGAGCACTGGCTCAAGACCCACGCGAGCACCTGATCTTCGGGCGCGGCAAAATCCATCGCGATGCCGATTGAACGGATCGGATGCGTGGCCGCAAGCTTCGCGACCACGGATGAGATGGCGGGCGCGTCGTGCAGATCCTCGAGGTAGGTGACGAGATTCATCGCGCACGAGCGCGACGGAGCGGGCGTGGCGCTGCCGGCCGGGCGCTCCCAGCGCTTGGCCAATACGGATTCGACCGCAGAGACCTCCACCGGCTCGAAGCCGTTCGGCGCGGGTCTGGCGCTGCCGTCTTGTGCGATCATAGACGCCGCCACTCGCGGCCATCATCGGCGAGCAGTTTGTCCGCTTCCGGCGGTCCCCACGAACCGGCCGCATAGTTCGGAAAATTCGCCGGCGGTTTTTCGGCCCACGCGGTCAGCACCGGATCGATGAGGGCCCAGGCCGCTTCCACGCCGTCGGAGCGGTCGAAGAGCGTCTGCACGCCTTTCATGCAATCCAAGATGAGCCGCTCGTACGGCGACGAGTCTTCGCGGCCGAACGTGGCACCGTAGCCGAAATCCATGTTGACCGAGCGGATGCGCATGTTCGGGCCGGGCACCTTCGCGCCGAACTTCAGCGTGATGCCTTCGTCGGGCTGGATGCGCAGCGCGAGCACGTTGCCTTCCAATTCGGAGATCTGCGCGTTGCGAAACGGCAAGTGCGGCGCTTGTTTGAACTGCATGACGATTTCCGTCACGCGCTTGGCCATGCGCTTGCCCGACCGCACGTAGAACGGCACGCCGGCCCAGCGCCAGTTGTCCACCACGAACTTGAACGCGGCATAGGTGGGGGTGGACGAATCGGGCGCGATATCCGGCTCTTGACGATAGCCCACCGCATCGGCGCCGGCGATGAAGCCCGGGCCGTACTGACCGCGCACCGCGTACTTGTCGACTTCGTGCGGTGCGATCGGGCGCACCGCCTTCACCACGCGCACCTTCTCGTCGCGGAAATCCGTGGCATCGAACGACGTGACCGGCTCCATGGCGACGAGCGAGAGCAGCTGCAGCGCGTGGTTCTGGATGACGTCGCGCACCACGCCGGTCTCTTCGTAGAAACTCGCGCGGCCTTCGATGCCGAGACTCTCGGCCACCGTGATCTGCACGTGATCCACATAACGCCGGTTCCAGATCGGTTCGAAGACGCCGTTGGCGAAACGGAAGACCAAGATGTTCTGAACGGTCTCTTTGCCGAGATAGTGGTCGATGCGGTAGATCTGATCTTCGCCGAGGTAGCGCAGCATCTCGGTGTTGAGCTGCTTTGCCGACGCGAGATCGCGGCCGAACGGTTTTTCCACGATGATGCGCGTGAAGGCGCGGTTTTGCGATGCGTCGGCGGCCTCGATCATGCCGGCATCGTGCAATTGCTGGACGATGTCGCCAAACAGACTCGCCGGTGTGGCGATGTAGAAGATGCGGTTGCCGGCGGTGCCGTACTTGGGATCGAGTTTGGCAAGTTCGGCCTTCAGCTGCGTGTAGCACTTCGGGTCGTGGAAGTCGCCCGAGAGATAGTACGTCCGCGCCGAGAGGTCTGCGAGCACGGCGGCGTCTTGCACGCGCACGTCGCCGGATGTGGCCACCGAGTCGGACAGCCGCTTGCGAAATGTCTCGTCGTTGCACGAGTCGTCGCGCGAGAATCCGACCATGCAGAATCCCGGCGGCAGCAGCTGCGCTTGCGCCAGGTTGTAGACGGCGGGGAGTAGCTTCCGCTTTGTGAGGTCGCCGGTCGCGCCGAAGATGACGAGTTGCGCAGGCTGCGTGGCGCGGTCTTGCGTCACGCCTTGCGCGAACGGATTTTCGATCGTGGAAGTCGCCAAGGCGATCAGGCCTTGGGCCGACTAGCGTCGGCCCCTTCGGATGACTTCGCGTTGGGCCGACTAGCGTCGGCCCCTTCAGACGACGATTTTGCGCCGTTGGCGGCGGGTTCGGCTTTCACCGCGTGGCCGCCGAACTGGTTGCGCAACGCGGCGATGACTTTGGCCGAGAACGAATCCGTTTGCCGCGAGCGGAAGCGCATCATGAGCGAGAGCGCGATCGTGGGCGCCGGCACGGCGAGGTCGATCGAATCTTGCACCGTCCAGCGGCCTTCCCCGGTGTCGTCCACGTAGCCGGCGATGCGTTCCAAATCGGGATCTTCCTTAAATGCAAGTTCCGCCAGTTCCAAGAGCCACGAGCGGATGACGCTGCCTTGATTCCAAAGATGGCTCAACTGTCCTAAGTCCACGCCTTTGCCGAATTCCGATGCCTGGATGATCTCAAACCCTTCGCCATAGGCTTGCAGCATTGCATACTCGATGCCGTTGTGCACCATCTTGACGAAGTGCCCGGAGCCGGCGGGGCCGGTGTAGAGATATCCATCCTTCGGGGCAAGCGTGAGGAAGATCGGTTCGAGGCGCCTGCATTGCGCGGTATCGCCGCCAACCATCAGACAGTAGCCTTCTTTCAGTCCCCAAACGCCGCCCGATGTCCCCGCGTCGATCAGCGCGATGCCTTTCGGTTCCAATTCCTTGGCTTGCGCCTGCGCGTCTTTCCAATACGAGTTGCCGCCGTCGATGATCGCGTCGCCGGATTGCAAGAGGCCGCCCAATTCTTGGATCGTGCTCTTCGTGGGCGCGCCCGACGGCACCATGACCCAAACGGCACGCGGCGGCGCGAGCGCTTTGACGAGGTCGGCAAGCGACCCGCTACCTTTCGCGCCGGCGGCGGCGGACTTCGCCACCGCATCGGTCGAGCGATCGTAGACGACTACCGAATGGCCCCCTTCCAAAAGACGCTGCGTCATGTTGGCGCCCATGCGCCCCAAACCGATCATGCCGAGCTGCATCAGACTTTGCTCCCCTGCGCGGACAGCGCCGCGCTTAGCGTGCGCGCAAACGTGGCGAGCCCGCTGTCTACGTCGGGTTCCAACTTCACGCCGAGTGCGCGTCGGCCGTGCGTGCGTAGCGATTGGAGATCGCCGAGCGCTTGCGCGCGGATCAGCGTGCCGAAGTCGAACGGTTGGCCGGGGATCGGCAGCGTCTCGCCGCCGTCGGGGATGACGAACTGGATGAAGACGCCGGTGTTCGGACCGCCTTTGTGCAGTTGGCCCGTGGAGTGCAAGAAGCGCGGGCCGAAGCCGGCGGTGGTCGCCACGCGCAGCGCTTCGCACAGCGATCTTCGGTTCTGGGTGATGAGCGCGTCGCGGCTCTCTTTGACCGCGATGAAGGCAGCGAAGTCGATGTAGTCGCCCGGCTGCACTTGTTTGAGCAAAGCTTCGAGTGCGGCGGCATCGTCCGGCGCCACGTAATCGGTTGCCGTTGCTTGGGCGTGTTCGGCCAATATGCGATTGGTGTTATCTTTGCTCTCCTGCACGTTAGGTTCGTCGAACGAGTTGATGCCGAGCATCGCACCCGCGACCGCAGTGGCGAATTCCCAGCGATAGAACTCGGCGCCGATGTCGAGCTCGTCGGCCAGCGCGATGCGCGTGACCAGATGGCCCGCGCGCACGAGGTCGGCGAGCTTCGCGTCGTTGGACGTGTCGCCCGCGAGCGTCAATGCGACGAAGTGGCGGTCGTTG
The window above is part of the Candidatus Eremiobacteraceae bacterium genome. Proteins encoded here:
- the pgl gene encoding 6-phosphogluconolactonase, translating into MSKTSTPNVRVLESPADVAAAGAEAFVRAAGLAIAARGRFAVALSGGSTPKAMLALLAEAPHAVKVDWRHTHLFWSDERCVGPEDPDSNYGMARHALLSGGLVPDANVHRMMGELEPHVGALDYNLRLRSFFGVTTPVFDLIYLGLGPDGHTASLFPHTEALKVADQPCAANRVDSGVASPWRLTLTYSALNAGRAAVFLTEGSAKAEILQKVLSGPVDPALLPAQGVVPKRGALTWLVDRAAASLL
- a CDS encoding glucose-6-phosphate dehydrogenase assembly protein OpcA; amino-acid sequence: MIAQDGSARPAPNGFEPVEVSAVESVLAKRWERPAGSATPAPSRSCAMNLVTYLEDLHDAPAISSVVAKLAATHPIRSIGIAMDFAAPEDQVLAWVLSQCSDAGEDSSVCSERIVLLAHTDQAARLASTAISLLSRDLPMVLWWNGGSPFSTRLFRLIAPLATKIVVDSKDFGDGAAALDTLRRLSEFHGGSTAVADLNWKRTTAWRETIAACCDDPVVTALIPDFDHCVIECSASADGVVPPPARALLLAGWITTCLPRLSGHGSIVGVTNHGGDLGSVTRLTFGSSKSSAALDVTWDVDAQRIEGRAFDARGAEVRRLAFAADPQEEAVLLDRCIGSLDRDARFDAVLRAE
- the zwf gene encoding glucose-6-phosphate dehydrogenase, with amino-acid sequence MATSTIENPFAQGVTQDRATQPAQLVIFGATGDLTKRKLLPAVYNLAQAQLLPPGFCMVGFSRDDSCNDETFRKRLSDSVATSGDVRVQDAAVLADLSARTYYLSGDFHDPKCYTQLKAELAKLDPKYGTAGNRIFYIATPASLFGDIVQQLHDAGMIEAADASQNRAFTRIIVEKPFGRDLASAKQLNTEMLRYLGEDQIYRIDHYLGKETVQNILVFRFANGVFEPIWNRRYVDHVQITVAESLGIEGRASFYEETGVVRDVIQNHALQLLSLVAMEPVTSFDATDFRDEKVRVVKAVRPIAPHEVDKYAVRGQYGPGFIAGADAVGYRQEPDIAPDSSTPTYAAFKFVVDNWRWAGVPFYVRSGKRMAKRVTEIVMQFKQAPHLPFRNAQISELEGNVLALRIQPDEGITLKFGAKVPGPNMRIRSVNMDFGYGATFGREDSSPYERLILDCMKGVQTLFDRSDGVEAAWALIDPVLTAWAEKPPANFPNYAAGSWGPPEADKLLADDGREWRRL
- the gnd gene encoding decarboxylating 6-phosphogluconate dehydrogenase yields the protein MRSAARGDHRRLRPALLALHGPTAQRRSEHRRLHPVRHPRRRRDAADPRPTVRLRHADPRASARRSPIATHARPTRTRREVGTRRRQRARHVCAHAKRGAVRAGEQSLMQLGMIGLGRMGANMTQRLLEGGHSVVVYDRSTDAVAKSAAAGAKGSGSLADLVKALAPPRAVWVMVPSGAPTKSTIQELGGLLQSGDAIIDGGNSYWKDAQAQAKELEPKGIALIDAGTSGGVWGLKEGYCLMVGGDTAQCRRLEPIFLTLAPKDGYLYTGPAGSGHFVKMVHNGIEYAMLQAYGEGFEIIQASEFGKGVDLGQLSHLWNQGSVIRSWLLELAELAFKEDPDLERIAGYVDDTGEGRWTVQDSIDLAVPAPTIALSLMMRFRSRQTDSFSAKVIAALRNQFGGHAVKAEPAANGAKSSSEGADASRPNAKSSEGADASRPKA